DNA from Gracilinanus agilis isolate LMUSP501 chromosome 3, AgileGrace, whole genome shotgun sequence:
CACTGGGGACCAGTGAGCAAACTAGAAAGAGCCACAGGTTCAACTTGCTTGTCACAATGTTCAGTGATCCCTCTAGATTCCTTGAAGTCAATTACTCCTTGTTCTGCACTCTATAAAGACCAGGAGTTGGTGGGAATTCCCTTGAATAGATGGTGAGGAGACTTTCTCCCAAGTTTACATCCCTATTTTTAACCTcaatatctttcttcctttctacagGGTTACCCAGGAGCTGCTGGACAGGCCCCAGGAGCCCCACCAGGCAGTTATTACCCAGGACATCCCCAGTATGGAGGAGGGCTGCCCCCTGGTGGGGGTTATGGAGGCCCAGCTCCTGGAGGGCCTTATGGACCACCATCTGGTGGAGGGGCCTATGGACATCCCAGCCCAGGGGGGCTCCCCTCAGTAGCTCCTGGAGGACCGTATGGAGGCTCTGCCCCAGGAGGTCCCTATGGCCAGCCTGCGACAAATCCCTATAATACCCCTCAGCCAGGCCCTTATGGGCAAGGCCCATCAGTAGGTAAGTGGAAAGGGATAACTTCCTCTGTtaatttctccctctccttcactCTTCCTGAACATATTCGCCTTTCAGTCCATTATCCCTCTTatggcctcattttctttgtttcatagtTTTGACTCTTTAAGTTAGTTCACCCGTACCCTCACCTGCCCTGAAcccctagaccaggggttggcaacctttttggccgtgagagccataaacgccacatttttaaaaatgtaatttcgtgagagctgtacagtgctcacagtgccgctcctgtaacagcgcctgaaaaaaaatggactttatggctcctgcagaaagagccatacattgccaatcCCTACCCCAGACTCTTTGTTCTGTTGCTGCTTGTACCTTACCAAGCCTCTGCCCCTATTCACACTGCAGAATGCCACAGGAGGAAGTGACCCAACTGTGCCCATTGTGTCCACTACCTGTTTAAGGGGATCTGATTTCAACCGGTCCCTCACTGCGGCATGTCAGTCCTTTTATTTTCCTGATCTACCATCATATTCCCCAATGTGGTAGTTCAagacttttccttctttccttatacTCTATGCCcatcctgtcctctccctttgGTTCCCAATTCTGTCCTCAAAACCTCTTTATAGtctattctttcctcctttgttcCATCTCTGACATAGAAATAGGTCTTTGTCATCTATTTCCACCCCCAACCTTTAGTCTCTTCTTATATGCTATCTTCTTCCTTGCGGATAGGTCCAGGTCTCCCCTCATTCTAATAGACTGACACTACCTTGCTTGGCTCCAACATTCTTCAAACTGTCCTGCAACTCCTTTTGTATAGTCAGCTTCCTGGAAAAAGTTGTGTGTGTTCATTGGCTTCTCTACATGCCTAGCactagtaggcatttaataaatgcttattatttgattgattggtcTGTCTTAAAGTCTCACCACTCAGCTGCTAATCAGGCATTTCAGAAGTGATAAAGCccttttttctcagtctttacCTTACTTgatttctcttactttttttttttaaacccttaacttctatgtattggctccttggtggaagagtggtaagggtgggcaatgcgggtcaagtgacttgcccagggtcacacagcagggaagtgtttgaggctggatttgaacctaggacctcctgtctctaggcctgttctCTTTACTTTTTGACACTGCATGCCTTGCCCCACAGCCTTGGCTTTGATTCTCCTCCTTTCTGCCTTATCagcccttttccttcttcttttgctGAGTCATCATCCATAGCCTCCCATCTAAATGTGGGTGTGTACCCCCAAGTTCTGTCCTCATCCTGGTTTTCCCTCAGGGTGGTTTCATCTTCTTAGCAGGCAGTGGGGTTTGGGAAGGGGTTCAGTTATCTCTATACAGATAGATGGATTTCTGTATCCATATGCCCACCCTCATTCTTGTAAACTCGTCTTGCATCGTCAGTTGCCTGTGCTGACCATTTTCCCCAGTGTCCCATCAGTATCTCAAGTTAAACATATTTAATATGGAATTAATAGTTATCTTCCCCTAAAAACCTTCCCTTATCCAGATTTCCCTTGCTCTGTTGAGGCATCTACCTTGTCCCACTCACTCAGTTTCATAGCCTTAGAGCCATGTAAATCTGAGTTTGGATGCCCTTTAGCATTGCTTCTAGTTATACCATTATTGTATTTTTTGTTCACTTGGTCCTGTTTTATTTATTATGCATCAGTTCAGATAAGTCTGctatgtttttctgaatttctcatactcatcatttcttaacaaGCAATGATATACCATTGCATCCTTACACCACACTTTGTTCtcccatttcccaattgataaggaCCCACTTTATTTCCAGGCTTTTGTaccttctataaatattttaatatgtctgatgtgcttttcttttaatttaagatCTCTTTTCAGATTTTGAGATTAAGATGGTTACTTCCTTTGCCCAGCTAACACCAAGCCAGACTGTAGCTGGTTGCCTCGATAGGGTTGAAATAGTAGTGACTCTAGCAGTGATTAAGGACATGCATGATATAAGGCAGAGATGTCACACTAGCCTGTGAACCTGTAACACTGGAGTACTGCCCCGACCAGATTcaaattgggaaatacttaacaaaataaataagaatacaataaaacaaaaataacatcaCGTTTTAAAACTGAAGTCAATAATGCAGCCTGCAGGCAGCCTTAGGGAGGGATTAGAGGCTTCTGTTTCTACTTGCTTGACACAATGGATATGAGGAGTACTGCGGGTTCCGTGTTTCCATATACGAGTGTAGCAGCAGCTAAACTGAACCCTGGGAATTGCCCAAACTTGGGTAATAGTAATCAATTACTGGTCAAAGAAGAATTCTCTGTACTCAACTTTCAGGTGCTTGAAAGGCTTAGTGGGGCAGCTGTGAAGATCCCTATGTTAACAACTGCCTTTGTTAGATCCACTGCAGGGCCAGGGAGCTAGAAACATGTCCAGCTAGGTCAGCGAAATCCTGCAAAGTACTGGAATCACAGGTGATGAGGGATTCATCAGTTGGGGTAGGGTAGGGAAAAGAACACTGATCATTCCTTTAACAAGCTCTTATGTATCAGGAAATGGTTTttattgtgtatatttgtatacatcAACATCTAGTCATTTTGGgagcattgattttgtttgtataaaaacattttactATTCTAGAAGGGAAtttgtctatttcatcttttACGATCTCGACCTCTTATTTCATTATGAATTCCTCCTCAGCCATAGTTGCAAAAGGCACCTGCTTTtagtcttcccttttttttttttaaaaatgtgtcttcTCGTGGATAGGTCAtttatccatttggagcttattaTGGTATATAATGTAAGATGCTGATCTAATCATGTTTTCTAACATCCTGCTTCCAGCTCTCACAGCCGTTTTTGTCACGTAGAAAGCACTCTCATCTTGATTTATTGCATATTAGGCTGCTTTCTTTCTGTTAATTTCTTTCCAAGCCTTCCTTACCTAGTTTGTTTCACTGGTCTACTTTTTAACTAGTACCAAATAGTTTGGTCGTTACTATTTTCTAATgtagtggggtttttttttcttctttttgtgtttATCTTCTCAGTCttttccttgaaattcttgaccttttattcctctGAATTTTGCTGTTTTCTTGTTCAGTTCTGTAAAGAAATCTCTGATTAGTTGAGGCATGTGTTGATTGACATGTGCGCAGCTTGGGCCTTGACCCTCTGGAACTTTAACCTTTAGTCTGAATCTTAATTCTTTCATCTCTTCTATGGGAAGAATCAGCTCTACCTGGTCTTGTTTCCTAGGGCTATCTTGGAATAGAATACGATCATAAAATAGGGGACGTTAGAGAGCAAAGCCCTTTTTGAGCTTTCTCTCcctgcaaatcatttaattctattAGGAGTTATTAAAGCCAAAAGAGGGAGACAGCCAGGGAACAGTGAAGTAGGAGAATATAGAAGGCAAATTGCAAAGatgaaagagatgagaaaaggatGAAGGGGACACAGGGACTGAAGACCCTGAAAAGAAGAGAAGCCTTGGATTAGAAGACTTGAAGGAGAAATGAGGCCCACCCATCCTGAGTGTCAGAAAACCTGCCTTGTGCCTTCAATATACTTACCTGCCATCCATAGCCTGCATGAGCCATGGACACCAAACTACAAGCTTGGGGCTTATGAAGGCACCTTTTTCAAGGTCCCCACAGGGATGGTGTTGCtggagaggcaaaaaaaaaagtctttgagaCTAAGCCCTGGACTTGCTGAGCCTGCAGCTTTATTTTGCTGAAGCCCTAAAGCTCTTCTCTGTTTGCTCTTAACTCATCCAGCATCatattggattttatttttcctcttttcttctcattctgaGCTGAGACAAAGCCTCCATAAAATCATCAGAGCCTCTCATTCATTTCCAATATGGTCCTCCCTGGGcattttggcctcagtttcctcctccgtaAAGTGACAGTATCGATAAGCTTTTAAGCTTTCTTCCAGACCTGACATTGTATATTGCagagccccttccagctctgacagtctctgttctgaggtccttttcaggtCAGATAGTGTTATAAGATTCCTTTTATCCCTGATGTTCTAATAATCTACAATTTTCCAAGAGTAATCTCAGGTAGCCATTTTCTGTTATGTAAACCATACACAGAATAGTCattttctccccctcttttttgttgttcactcTACCCCTCTCCTTACctgtcctctttcccttcctttcacttTTCTACCCCCATGACCTTCTCCCAGAGTTGCTGTACTCAGGCATTAAAATCCTTCTTGGATCTCATAGAATTCCCTATCTATGGAAGCTAGATGTTTCCTCTGTCAGGCATGGATAGataaacctccttccttcagtACCCcatctcctctgtttcttattttgtaATCATTTAGATCTTCCCTTCCCCAGCCCCAAGTGGCATTTCTCTTACAGCATCTCATCATGGTATGGAAGTGACCTTGGCTTCTTGGAGGCTAGTAGAGTAGTAGAGTCTAGCAGGGCCTACCAGCTGGAAAGCCTCCCAAGTTGTGCCCCAGTGACAGATTCTGTACCTGTCCAGGAGGACCAGCTCAGCTGAATGCCCAAAAGCTCTTCCCTAGGGATAGTTCGTGAAGTAAGGAAATTTTTCAGTCACAGCAATTCAAAACTTCCTAGTAGGCATAAGAGGAATTTGGAGTTGTATATGTAGAGAGGGGTACCCACTGCAGTGGAATCATGTGGGCTCCAAGTAAAAATTCACACATTGATCCATAGTGAAcaaaaagttcaaaataaataGCATCATTggacttttaatttttatgtatttttacatAGCATAGACCTAtcgttatatttttatttagctCATGCTTACAAGTCTATAAGCCCAACTTCTCCCTAAAGGAAGACAGATCTTTATCTTTTCACTCCCTTCTTTTTAAGATGTGAGCCTATGCTCCTATTAAAAGGCTGCTCAGGCTTCAGGAAATTCAGGTCAGACTTCCTCATTCCATGTCTAGTACTCTTAACCATATCATATTTAAattaatcagcaaacatttattaagctcctactgtatgCCAGACTATGTACTTGGTGCTAAAGTTACAAAAGGTGAAACAATCCTTACTGTCAGGAAGCTTCTATTCTGTGGAGTCTTTCTCTTACAAAGCAGGGAGGGATACATTATTCTTTAAAACTCAACCCTCCATTCCCTGGCCCTAGGGATTGACATCCAAGGCTTGACCCAGATTCTTCATTCTGCTTGCTCTTCCAGGTAGCATTCCTCCTGGTGTAGACCCTGAAGCATACTCCTGGTTCCATTCAGTGGATTCAGATCACAGTGGGTACATCTCTGTGAAGGAGCTCAAGCAAGCCTTGGTCAACTCCAATTGGTCCACATTCAACGATGAGACCTGCTTAATGATGATAAGTAAGTCCCAACATTTTTCCTCCATTCTACcctttctgtttctgctccctgAAGGGCAAACCAATGAAATCCCTCACATCCAAGAACTCTGAGGAAGTTGGGAGAGAGGTAGCTATTCTTTCACCATGAAAAGGTAGCCTACTGGCTGGGCTACATCTGGTTGGTGGATGGAGACTGGACTTCTGGAAGGAGAGCAGGGTTTGAGTGTTTGAAGATTGAGCCCTGGTTTGACCCAACTGACTTCTGTGTAGAACCTGGATCCTCCTCCTCATTCTAGGTGCTAGGTCTAAAGGGAATTCAGGAGACCTGATATTGAATTCCAGGGCAGAGGTGACACATGTCcttttgtgtgaccttaggaaagtcatttttcctttctgagtCTCTGCTCCTACATTCATTCCTACCTCCAAGAGAACCTCTGAGGTTCAAAAGAAGTGACTTAGGTAAAGTGATATAGACATGTCAACTGTTACTATTTTAGAAACCCTAATAAGTTAGTGATAGAAACAGAGGCATGAAAACTAGAAGGGGCAACTGGGAAACCACCCAGAGAACCAGAGCCAGCATGTCTTGAGTCCATGTTTTAGCTCTGCCTCCATCTATGCCCTTTACCATATTGAGATTTGTCCTTCTTACAGGAGAAAGGTGGTAAGTTCCCAGTGCTTAGGAGACCAGGTGCTT
Protein-coding regions in this window:
- the PEF1 gene encoding peflin isoform X2 translates to MSSYHYGQGYPGAAGQAPGAPPGSYYPGHPQYGGGLPPGGGYGGPAPGGPYGPPSGGGAYGHPSPGGLPSVAPGGPYGGSAPGGPYGQPATNPYNTPQPGPYGQGSIPPGVDPEAYSWFHSVDSDHSGYISVKELKQALVNSNWSTFNDETCLMMINMFDKTKAGRIDLFGFSALWTFIQQWKNLFQQYDRDHSGSINYNELKQALSQMGYNLSPQFMKLLLSRYCPRSSNPSMQLDRFIQVCTQLQVLTEAFREKDTSMQGNVRLSFEEFLIMTASRML
- the PEF1 gene encoding peflin isoform X1, with the protein product MSSYHYGQGYPGAAGQAPGAPPGSYYPGHPQYGGGLPPGGGYGGPAPGGPYGPPSGGGAYGHPSPGGLPSVAPGGPYGGSAPGGPYGQPATNPYNTPQPGPYGQGPSVGSIPPGVDPEAYSWFHSVDSDHSGYISVKELKQALVNSNWSTFNDETCLMMINMFDKTKAGRIDLFGFSALWTFIQQWKNLFQQYDRDHSGSINYNELKQALSQMGYNLSPQFMKLLLSRYCPRSSNPSMQLDRFIQVCTQLQVLTEAFREKDTSMQGNVRLSFEEFLIMTASRML